A single window of Chloracidobacterium thermophilum B DNA harbors:
- the meaB gene encoding methylmalonyl Co-A mutase-associated GTPase MeaB yields the protein MSSTTPSTAALAEAILARSPRAVARGISLVENDAPEATDLLKLIFPHTGHSRVIGLTGAPGAGKSSLTDKLAHVYVDRGQRVGIVAVDPSSPFSGGAILGDRIRMPKLATHPQVFIRSMATRGNLGGLARATTEAVLLLDAAGYEVIIVETVGVGQDEVDIVKTADVTAVVVVPGMGDDVQSIKAGIMEIGDVFVINKADREGVERTQMELEALLELAARPDGWQPPIVRTIATATPPVGLDALATALDSYLTFVAAHPEVRAERRRRILERRLLELIRDRLLRHVWQRELHDGKLEAAVQRIVNRETDPYTLADDIVRRLTASPA from the coding sequence ATGTCCAGCACCACACCTTCCACTGCTGCCCTTGCCGAGGCCATTCTGGCCCGCAGTCCCCGCGCCGTAGCGCGCGGTATTTCCCTGGTCGAAAACGATGCCCCAGAAGCCACGGACCTGCTGAAGCTGATTTTTCCCCACACCGGACACAGTCGGGTGATCGGGCTGACCGGCGCGCCCGGTGCCGGCAAAAGCTCACTGACCGACAAGCTGGCCCACGTCTATGTTGACCGGGGGCAGCGCGTCGGCATCGTGGCCGTTGATCCGTCCAGTCCCTTCTCCGGCGGCGCCATTCTTGGCGACCGGATTCGCATGCCCAAACTGGCAACGCATCCGCAGGTGTTCATCCGCAGCATGGCCACACGCGGCAATCTGGGCGGGCTGGCGCGGGCGACGACGGAAGCCGTCCTGCTGCTCGACGCAGCCGGCTACGAGGTCATCATTGTGGAAACCGTCGGCGTGGGACAGGATGAAGTGGACATCGTCAAAACCGCCGATGTGACGGCCGTCGTCGTCGTTCCCGGCATGGGTGATGATGTGCAATCCATCAAGGCCGGCATCATGGAAATCGGCGATGTGTTTGTCATCAACAAAGCCGACCGGGAGGGCGTCGAACGGACGCAGATGGAACTCGAAGCCCTGCTCGAACTCGCCGCGCGCCCGGATGGCTGGCAACCGCCCATCGTGCGGACGATTGCCACGGCGACGCCACCGGTCGGACTCGATGCCCTGGCGACGGCTCTGGACAGCTACCTGACCTTTGTCGCAGCACACCCGGAGGTGCGCGCCGAGCGCCGGCGGCGCATCCTGGAGCGACGGCTGCTCGAACTCATCCGCGACCGCCTGCTGCGCCACGTCTGGCAGCGCGAACTGCACGACGGCAAACTGGAAGCGGCTGTCCAGCGCATCGTCAACCGCGAAACCGATCCCTACACCCTGGCCGATGACATCGTCCGGCGGTTGACCGCCTCCCCGGCCTGA
- the murI gene encoding glutamate racemase encodes MPGDARPIGIFDSGVGGLTVYRALRARLPQESFVYLGDTARIPYGTRSPETVCAYARQDAAFLLACGVKLIVIACNTASSVALDLLQADYPVPVVGVIEPGARQAAAVTRCGHIGVIGTEATIASAAYPRAIRQLAPAVRVTSQSCPLFVPLVEEGWAQHPVTVTVAAEYLTPLREAEVDTLVLGCTHYPVLADVIRRVMGEGVTLVDSGACAAEEVVAVLEQNACFAPPGNLPAATRFCVTDASERFRRVATLCLGEEVTRLEKVRIEL; translated from the coding sequence ATGCCCGGTGACGCCCGCCCGATTGGGATTTTCGACTCCGGGGTAGGCGGTCTGACGGTCTATCGTGCGCTCCGCGCCCGGCTGCCCCAGGAGTCGTTCGTGTATCTGGGCGACACGGCCCGCATCCCCTACGGAACGCGCTCGCCGGAAACTGTCTGTGCGTATGCCCGCCAGGATGCGGCTTTTCTGCTAGCCTGCGGTGTCAAGCTCATCGTCATTGCCTGCAACACGGCCTCTTCGGTGGCGCTTGACCTGCTTCAGGCGGACTATCCGGTGCCGGTGGTGGGTGTCATCGAGCCGGGCGCGCGGCAGGCTGCTGCCGTGACGCGCTGTGGACACATCGGCGTCATTGGTACGGAAGCCACCATCGCCAGTGCCGCCTATCCGCGGGCCATTCGGCAACTGGCGCCTGCCGTGCGCGTCACCTCGCAGAGTTGCCCCCTGTTCGTCCCACTGGTCGAAGAAGGCTGGGCGCAGCATCCGGTGACGGTGACGGTAGCTGCCGAATACCTGACACCATTGCGGGAAGCCGAGGTGGACACGCTCGTTCTGGGGTGCACGCACTATCCGGTGCTGGCAGACGTGATCCGGCGCGTCATGGGGGAAGGCGTCACCCTTGTGGATTCAGGCGCCTGCGCCGCCGAAGAAGTCGTGGCTGTGCTGGAGCAGAACGCCTGTTTTGCACCGCCCGGAAACCTTCCGGCGGCAACGCGCTTTTGCGTCACGGATGCCAGTGAGCGTTTCCGCCGCGTGGCAACGCTGTGTCTGGGCGAGGAAGTGACACGGTTGGAAAAGGTCCGCATCGAGCTGTAA
- a CDS encoding suppressor of fused domain protein, with translation MSSPAADYGIDAIREALERLYPHTEPTHFGTIVRYSLGGPDPLDGISFYERDTPIPHWHCISFGMSELYAKTPGSAPDLSGWGFEFTFRLARGAADKTVPTWVIPFLNNLARYVFNSGNPFRPGHHMDLHGPLTPEAPDTLLSGVAFVDDPELPPIDTPNGRMHFLQIVGLTKDELQAVKRWNTRGVLGLLEESCPLWITDLERASITDRPDILARIRDGITAEGSSLQGEYVEIARWQMAEPPRQGVEIELDTEGLRDFAELFPARLKFGREFLIWGPKQTLVFRPATTPGMQDAGSGVLVLDITPELIEPLAQALKPVPATHRFNIGGEVVVTVVPTDDAR, from the coding sequence GTGAGTTCCCCTGCGGCAGATTACGGCATTGACGCCATTCGTGAGGCGCTGGAACGGCTTTATCCGCACACCGAACCGACGCATTTTGGAACCATCGTCCGGTACAGTCTGGGCGGTCCCGATCCCCTGGATGGGATTTCCTTCTACGAACGCGACACACCCATCCCCCACTGGCACTGCATTTCCTTTGGCATGAGCGAGTTGTATGCCAAAACGCCCGGCAGTGCGCCTGATTTGAGCGGGTGGGGCTTTGAGTTTACGTTCCGGCTGGCGCGGGGAGCGGCTGACAAGACGGTTCCGACCTGGGTGATTCCGTTTCTCAACAACCTGGCGCGGTATGTGTTCAACTCTGGCAATCCCTTTCGTCCCGGACACCACATGGACCTGCACGGGCCGCTGACGCCGGAAGCACCGGACACCCTGCTTTCGGGCGTGGCTTTTGTGGATGACCCGGAACTGCCCCCGATTGACACCCCCAACGGGCGGATGCACTTTTTGCAGATTGTCGGGCTGACAAAGGACGAGTTGCAGGCGGTCAAACGCTGGAACACGCGCGGCGTTCTGGGACTGCTGGAGGAAAGTTGTCCGCTGTGGATTACCGACTTGGAGCGGGCTTCGATTACAGACCGCCCCGATATTCTGGCGCGCATCCGCGATGGCATCACGGCAGAAGGCTCATCGCTTCAGGGCGAATATGTCGAGATTGCCCGGTGGCAGATGGCCGAGCCGCCCCGGCAGGGCGTGGAGATTGAACTCGATACCGAAGGGCTGCGGGATTTTGCCGAACTCTTTCCGGCGCGTCTCAAGTTTGGCCGGGAGTTTCTCATCTGGGGACCCAAGCAGACTCTGGTGTTTCGTCCGGCAACAACGCCCGGCATGCAGGATGCCGGCAGCGGCGTGCTTGTGCTCGACATCACGCCGGAACTCATCGAGCCGCTGGCGCAGGCCCTCAAGCCGGTTCCTGCCACCCACCGCTTCAACATTGGCGGTGAGGTGGTGGTAACGGTTGTACCGACAGACGATGCCCGGTGA
- a CDS encoding homogentisate 1,2-dioxygenase: MYQTKGRITKQAHVEIPAGTYEEQHGREGFFGPVSHLYHRHPPTGWTRIEGECRPQAFYTNRVETSADRPTVLLENADVRLGVARRRGATPYFERNADGDELWFAHVGGGVLETDYGQLRFGVGDYLVIPRGTTYRFVGTDECFFFVIQSLGTRLRQPDRGLLGQYSLYDATAIRTPDLVPVTTQAEEYEVRVQREGKLTRIFYPFHPLDVTGWKGDLYPWALNIADFCPVMSHRAHLPPSVHVTLVGEGFVVCSFVPRPLEEAPGAQRVPFYHRNIDYDEVLFYHAGDFFSRDNITAGMLTLHPHGVHHGPHPKAIEKSWSKTHTDEYAVMVDTRRPLHVTDAARAVEWPEYHLSWR; the protein is encoded by the coding sequence ATGTATCAGACCAAAGGACGCATCACAAAGCAGGCCCACGTCGAAATTCCCGCCGGCACGTATGAGGAACAGCACGGACGGGAGGGGTTCTTCGGGCCGGTTTCGCATCTTTATCATCGCCATCCCCCGACCGGCTGGACGCGGATCGAGGGGGAGTGTCGTCCGCAGGCCTTTTACACCAACCGCGTCGAAACATCCGCTGACCGGCCGACGGTGCTGTTGGAAAACGCCGATGTCCGGCTTGGCGTCGCGCGGCGGCGCGGAGCGACTCCCTACTTTGAGCGCAATGCCGACGGCGACGAACTCTGGTTTGCCCACGTCGGAGGCGGCGTTCTGGAAACCGACTACGGGCAGTTGCGCTTTGGGGTTGGCGATTATCTGGTGATTCCGCGCGGCACGACCTACCGGTTTGTCGGCACTGATGAGTGCTTCTTTTTCGTGATTCAGAGCCTGGGGACGCGCCTGCGCCAGCCCGACCGGGGGCTGCTGGGGCAGTATTCGCTCTATGACGCAACGGCAATACGGACGCCCGACCTCGTGCCCGTCACGACCCAGGCGGAGGAATATGAAGTGCGCGTCCAGCGCGAAGGGAAGCTGACGCGGATTTTCTATCCCTTTCATCCGCTCGATGTCACCGGCTGGAAAGGCGATCTCTATCCGTGGGCGCTCAACATTGCCGACTTCTGTCCGGTGATGAGCCACCGCGCCCACCTGCCGCCAAGCGTTCACGTGACGCTGGTGGGTGAGGGGTTTGTGGTGTGTTCGTTTGTACCGCGTCCGCTGGAAGAGGCGCCCGGCGCGCAGCGGGTCCCGTTTTACCACCGCAACATTGACTACGACGAAGTGCTGTTTTACCACGCGGGCGACTTTTTCAGCCGCGACAACATCACGGCCGGGATGCTGACGCTGCATCCGCACGGCGTCCACCACGGGCCGCATCCGAAGGCCATCGAAAAAAGCTGGTCCAAGACGCATACCGATGAGTATGCCGTCATGGTGGACACCCGTCGTCCACTGCATGTCACGGACGCAGCCCGCGCCGTCGAGTGGCCGGAATATCATCTGTCATGGCGGTAA
- a CDS encoding helix-turn-helix transcriptional regulator, with the protein MKTSGISGKDTREKIVFLLKTRAPLSVEELATELATSGVNVRRYLEALERDGLVESTLKRRERGRPVHLYRLTERADELFPHAYDVLSVEILQQIEQRFGRDVVTSILQGRADTLAAKIKPRLQGKTLRKRVEEFARALEEMGYLVRVENGTPDSYVVVMHHCPVLLIARDFPEVCDGDCLIASQSLDAEVIRQCALSEGASCCRFIIRRPGAEA; encoded by the coding sequence ATGAAAACCAGCGGCATCAGCGGAAAAGATACGCGCGAAAAGATTGTTTTTCTACTGAAAACCCGTGCGCCCCTGAGCGTCGAGGAACTGGCGACGGAACTGGCCACGTCCGGCGTCAACGTCCGGCGCTACCTCGAAGCCCTTGAACGGGATGGGCTGGTGGAGTCCACCCTCAAGCGCCGCGAGCGTGGCCGCCCAGTTCACCTCTACCGCCTGACTGAACGCGCCGATGAACTGTTCCCGCACGCCTACGATGTCCTGAGTGTCGAAATCCTCCAGCAGATCGAACAACGCTTCGGACGCGACGTGGTGACATCCATTCTGCAGGGACGCGCCGACACGCTGGCCGCCAAAATCAAGCCCCGGCTGCAAGGCAAAACGCTGCGCAAGCGGGTCGAGGAATTTGCGCGCGCCCTCGAGGAAATGGGCTACCTGGTACGGGTCGAAAACGGTACGCCGGACAGCTATGTCGTCGTCATGCATCACTGTCCGGTGCTGCTCATCGCGCGCGACTTTCCCGAAGTCTGCGACGGCGACTGCCTCATTGCCTCACAGTCACTCGATGCCGAGGTCATCCGTCAGTGCGCCCTTTCGGAAGGAGCTTCCTGCTGCCGCTTCATCATCCGCCGCCCCGGTGCGGAAGCCTGA
- a CDS encoding glycosyltransferase family 2 protein: protein MTPRMPFSVSVVIPTYKGKALLARFLPSVVKALRTYTTATGAPVEILVVDDGSQDDTVDWLTATAFDFVRVLALPVNRGFAPTCNQGFAAARHDLIWLLNNDIEVMPDALFPLVEHFSTPTVFAVASRAQRLGSDAIDGAGRLGRCVRGYWKVFEGYDVFPDRMPPEAILPTFAASGGYSLFDAAKLRALGGFEELLAPFYWEDIELCYRAWKRGWEVRYEPRSLVFHQSSATIRSRFEARAIEVTSARNRLLMHWIHLHDARWWLAHLAMTGLLLLADVVTRRGYREAFRQAWACRQAALRRRREEQAHSRRTDREVAAIFAAVRQRPYVRTFRKPAEEMTLRTAWARVSGFRTGAADDEAAAGSSFRKGALTDDLGIE, encoded by the coding sequence ATGACGCCTCGTATGCCGTTTTCCGTCAGCGTTGTCATTCCAACCTACAAGGGCAAGGCCCTTCTGGCGCGTTTTTTGCCCTCGGTGGTGAAGGCGCTGCGTACCTACACGACGGCCACGGGTGCGCCAGTGGAAATCCTCGTGGTGGATGACGGCAGCCAGGACGACACCGTGGACTGGCTGACGGCGACTGCCTTCGACTTCGTACGGGTGCTCGCCCTGCCGGTCAACCGGGGTTTTGCGCCGACGTGCAACCAGGGCTTCGCCGCCGCCCGCCACGACCTCATCTGGCTGCTCAACAACGATATTGAAGTCATGCCGGACGCACTGTTTCCGCTGGTGGAGCATTTTTCGACGCCCACGGTCTTTGCCGTGGCGTCGCGGGCGCAGCGGTTGGGAAGCGACGCCATTGACGGGGCCGGGCGGCTGGGGCGGTGTGTCCGGGGCTACTGGAAAGTGTTTGAGGGCTACGATGTCTTTCCCGACCGGATGCCCCCGGAGGCGATTCTGCCGACCTTTGCGGCAAGCGGCGGCTACAGTCTCTTTGACGCGGCCAAGCTGCGCGCACTGGGTGGCTTCGAGGAACTGCTGGCTCCGTTTTACTGGGAAGACATTGAACTGTGCTACCGCGCGTGGAAGCGGGGCTGGGAAGTCCGCTACGAGCCGCGCAGTCTGGTGTTTCACCAGTCGAGTGCCACGATCCGGTCGCGTTTCGAGGCACGTGCCATTGAGGTGACATCCGCCCGGAACCGGCTGCTGATGCACTGGATACACCTGCACGACGCGCGCTGGTGGCTGGCCCATCTGGCGATGACGGGGTTGCTGTTGCTGGCCGATGTCGTGACGCGGCGCGGCTATCGGGAGGCGTTCCGGCAGGCGTGGGCCTGCCGGCAGGCGGCCTTGCGGCGGCGGCGCGAGGAACAGGCCCACAGCCGCCGCACAGACCGGGAAGTAGCTGCCATCTTTGCCGCTGTGCGGCAGCGTCCCTACGTCAGAACCTTTCGCAAACCCGCTGAAGAAATGACGCTGCGCACTGCGTGGGCGCGGGTGTCAGGCTTCCGCACCGGGGCGGCGGATGATGAAGCGGCAGCAGGAAGCTCCTTCCGAAAGGGCGCACTGACGGATGACCTCGGCATCGAGTGA
- a CDS encoding 23S rRNA (pseudouridine(1915)-N(3))-methyltransferase RlmH — protein sequence MQVTFFVVGKTKSPHWEALAREYEQRIARFLPCGTKIVRAAEGSLAAQPDPSRAYEGKHLLAALPAEAQVVLLDVAGEMVTSEAFAEKLRRWRDGGTRHLAFIIGGHWGVAEEVRQRANWCWSLSKLTFTHEMTRVLAAEQVYRALARLGNVPYAK from the coding sequence ATGCAGGTGACTTTTTTCGTCGTGGGCAAAACCAAATCACCACACTGGGAGGCCTTGGCGCGCGAGTACGAACAGCGCATCGCGCGTTTCCTGCCGTGTGGCACCAAAATCGTACGCGCGGCGGAAGGGTCTCTGGCTGCGCAACCTGATCCGTCCCGCGCCTACGAAGGCAAGCACCTTCTGGCGGCGCTGCCGGCCGAAGCCCAGGTCGTGCTGCTCGATGTGGCCGGCGAAATGGTTACTTCCGAAGCCTTTGCCGAAAAACTGCGCCGCTGGCGCGACGGCGGCACCCGTCATCTCGCCTTCATCATCGGCGGCCACTGGGGCGTGGCCGAGGAAGTCCGGCAGCGCGCCAACTGGTGCTGGTCGCTGTCGAAACTCACCTTTACGCACGAGATGACGCGCGTCCTGGCGGCCGAACAGGTCTATCGTGCGCTGGCCCGGCTGGGGAACGTCCCTTACGCAAAGTGA
- a CDS encoding response regulator transcription factor, whose translation MAHILVVEDEQDVCEVVVAALKAEGHDVTATGDGIAAIVLLKDALRDRQPFSLVICDIRLPSLSGLSVCDFVRLDPRLAGVPFLFLSGLGATEQRLAGLSRGANDYLAKPFALDELIARVNWLLQNSSSGSADDTEAPNPLEQKTLDALLRDIVHNARDGTLHFLLQDGSRGQIAFREGKAADVVGDGGVPPEEQLRRLFSGQAKMFHFA comes from the coding sequence ATGGCCCATATTCTGGTGGTTGAAGATGAACAGGACGTGTGTGAGGTCGTTGTCGCGGCCCTGAAAGCCGAAGGGCACGACGTTACGGCGACGGGCGATGGGATTGCGGCCATCGTCCTGCTCAAAGACGCCCTCCGGGACAGGCAGCCATTTTCACTGGTCATCTGCGACATCCGGTTGCCGAGTCTGTCAGGGCTTTCAGTGTGCGACTTCGTGCGGCTTGATCCCCGGCTTGCGGGAGTGCCGTTTCTCTTTCTGAGCGGTTTGGGGGCGACTGAGCAGCGGCTGGCCGGTCTTTCGCGCGGGGCCAACGACTACCTGGCCAAACCGTTCGCGCTCGATGAACTCATCGCGCGCGTCAATTGGCTTTTGCAGAACTCTTCTTCCGGGAGCGCCGACGACACAGAGGCACCGAATCCGCTGGAACAGAAGACGCTCGATGCGTTGCTGCGGGACATTGTGCATAACGCGCGGGATGGAACGCTCCACTTCCTGCTTCAGGACGGTTCGCGCGGACAGATTGCCTTCCGCGAGGGAAAAGCCGCCGATGTGGTGGGCGATGGCGGCGTACCGCCTGAAGAGCAATTGCGGCGGCTGTTCAGCGGCCAGGCCAAGATGTTTCACTTTGCGTAA
- a CDS encoding VWA domain-containing protein, producing the protein MVGVLAAWMLWSAESRAQQGFEPRMPVKRYFDDTRTLLPPKSTVRIRNPRGNISVRIVPRPDVFITATRHAAPGPPVRAEEVIIEELPQQLNITTDPPDTTTGVDLEVLVPEQTYLRLMSEIGTLRVEGLPAGLIATAYHGNIELCLPPEADADVTWTSVHGRVRAEVPLRQFGTPDDRALHGQMGRGGAILVAQADRGDVVATALPPENSARERPVLHRPATATVEEPVSAAEGSDVVLETTLVVLNAVVTTPNGAPIRGLQLEDVVVLEDGEPQDITYFGTLETPFNLVLLLDLSGSTREKLAVIRRAALGFLATLRPEDRMAIVTFSDTARLLCPLTNDRRKLRERIDEIRRPEGGTNFYDALAGTMNSVLREVRGERNAVVLVTDGMDNVLPPGGPDYGSVTTYEELRRLAQECDAMLLPIYLDTEAEVVERYGARARLGYAIARNQLRELAALTGGRLFYAKTVEDLEDCYAAVAAELRAVYSFGYYPKQAQRDGRFRRIHVKVRREGAVVRTRQGYVMPK; encoded by the coding sequence ATGGTTGGAGTGCTGGCGGCGTGGATGCTCTGGAGTGCCGAAAGCCGCGCCCAGCAGGGGTTCGAGCCACGGATGCCCGTCAAGCGTTACTTCGACGACACCCGGACGTTGCTGCCGCCCAAAAGCACGGTGCGCATCCGCAATCCACGGGGCAACATTTCTGTCCGCATCGTCCCGCGCCCGGATGTGTTCATCACGGCAACCCGGCATGCTGCGCCGGGGCCGCCGGTGCGCGCTGAAGAAGTCATCATTGAAGAACTCCCGCAGCAGCTCAACATCACCACGGACCCGCCCGACACCACAACCGGCGTGGACCTGGAAGTGCTCGTGCCGGAGCAGACCTATCTGCGCCTGATGAGTGAAATCGGCACGTTGCGCGTGGAGGGCCTGCCGGCCGGACTCATCGCCACGGCCTACCACGGCAACATCGAGCTGTGCCTTCCACCGGAGGCGGATGCGGACGTGACCTGGACGAGCGTCCACGGCCGGGTGCGCGCCGAGGTGCCGCTTCGACAGTTCGGCACGCCGGATGACCGCGCGCTGCACGGGCAGATGGGACGTGGCGGCGCGATTCTGGTGGCTCAGGCCGACCGGGGGGATGTCGTCGCCACGGCCCTGCCGCCGGAAAACAGCGCCCGTGAGCGGCCGGTGCTGCATCGGCCGGCAACAGCTACGGTTGAGGAGCCGGTCAGTGCGGCTGAAGGCAGCGATGTCGTTCTGGAAACGACGCTGGTGGTGCTCAACGCCGTGGTGACGACGCCCAACGGAGCGCCAATTCGCGGATTACAGCTTGAGGATGTCGTCGTTCTGGAGGACGGCGAGCCACAGGACATCACCTATTTCGGTACGCTGGAAACGCCGTTCAACCTGGTGTTGCTGCTCGATCTCAGCGGCAGTACCCGTGAAAAGCTGGCCGTCATCCGCCGGGCGGCGCTGGGGTTTCTGGCCACGCTGCGGCCGGAAGACCGCATGGCGATTGTGACGTTTTCTGATACGGCGCGCCTGCTGTGCCCGTTGACCAATGACCGCCGGAAACTGCGGGAGCGCATTGATGAAATCCGCCGGCCGGAAGGCGGAACCAACTTCTATGACGCGCTGGCCGGTACGATGAACTCCGTCCTGCGTGAAGTCCGTGGCGAGCGCAATGCCGTTGTGCTCGTCACCGACGGGATGGACAACGTCCTGCCGCCGGGCGGCCCTGACTATGGCTCAGTGACCACCTACGAGGAGTTGCGCCGTCTGGCCCAGGAATGCGATGCCATGCTGCTGCCGATTTATCTCGACACCGAAGCCGAGGTGGTGGAGCGCTACGGCGCGCGCGCGCGACTGGGTTACGCTATTGCGCGCAACCAGTTGCGCGAACTCGCCGCCCTGACCGGCGGGCGGCTGTTTTACGCCAAAACCGTCGAAGACCTCGAAGATTGCTATGCGGCTGTGGCAGCCGAACTGCGCGCCGTTTATAGTTTTGGATACTATCCGAAACAGGCACAGCGGGATGGTCGCTTCCGGCGGATTCACGTCAAGGTACGGCGTGAAGGTGCGGTGGTGCGTACGCGCCAAGGGTACGTCATGCCAAAATGA
- a CDS encoding YkgJ family cysteine cluster protein: MSEALPSPECSPEAAPQAAYRQLLADIERFAAVLRQRFPTSITCRLGCTGCCQQHLTVLPIEAAALHEYVSRLDAPTRARLRQQAQAAQEQEAAPTPAAVPCPALVDGACAVYPARPVLCRTHGFPLLYLDEDDPTDGILDVCPLNFTDDADAITHWDVFDMTVVNTRLVAASLAFDPTGKRQFIADIILAATAAAASEPDGQA; encoded by the coding sequence ATGTCTGAAGCCCTGCCTTCACCGGAATGTTCACCGGAAGCCGCACCGCAGGCGGCCTACCGTCAACTGCTGGCGGACATCGAGCGTTTTGCCGCCGTGCTGCGCCAGCGTTTTCCAACGTCCATTACCTGCCGCCTGGGTTGTACCGGCTGCTGCCAGCAACATCTGACGGTTCTGCCCATCGAAGCTGCCGCGTTGCACGAGTATGTGTCCCGTCTGGATGCCCCAACCCGGGCGCGGCTGCGCCAGCAGGCACAAGCAGCACAGGAACAGGAAGCCGCGCCGACGCCTGCGGCGGTGCCCTGCCCGGCGCTGGTGGATGGCGCCTGTGCCGTCTATCCGGCGCGGCCGGTGCTGTGCCGCACCCACGGGTTTCCGCTGCTTTACCTGGATGAGGATGACCCAACCGACGGCATCCTCGATGTCTGTCCGCTCAACTTCACAGACGATGCAGATGCCATCACGCACTGGGATGTCTTCGACATGACGGTGGTCAACACCCGTCTGGTCGCCGCCAGTCTGGCCTTTGACCCCACTGGCAAGCGTCAGTTCATCGCCGACATCATCCTGGCAGCCACGGCGGCCGCAGCGTCTGAACCCGACGGGCAAGCGTAG
- a CDS encoding phosphoribosylaminoimidazolesuccinocarboxamide synthase, with the protein MLPSPVPPLMATDFLPLPRFRSGKVREVYDLGETLLIVATDRISAFDCVLPTPIPDKGRILTALSAFWFNRLGNFVPHHMLSCAPEDFPAAVRPYRDQLAGRTMLVRKTTPLPVECVARGYLAGSGWKDYQRTGQVCGHPLPPGLREADPLPEPLFTPATKAATGHDENISLVQMADRIGSELARRLAELTLALYTAAAAYARTRGLILCDTKFEFGLDGDGQLVWIDEALTPDSSRYWDAAAYAPGSSPASFDKQFVRDYLETLDWNKQPPAPALPDAIIEATRQRYWEAYRRLVGEPQGDPQHV; encoded by the coding sequence ATGCTGCCCAGCCCCGTGCCGCCGCTGATGGCGACCGACTTTCTCCCGCTGCCGCGCTTCCGTTCCGGCAAGGTACGCGAAGTCTATGACCTCGGGGAGACGCTGCTCATCGTCGCCACCGACCGTATCTCGGCTTTTGACTGTGTGCTGCCGACTCCCATCCCGGACAAGGGAAGGATTCTGACGGCGCTTTCGGCCTTCTGGTTCAACCGCCTGGGCAACTTCGTGCCGCATCACATGCTGTCCTGTGCGCCGGAGGACTTTCCGGCCGCCGTCCGGCCCTACCGCGACCAACTCGCCGGGCGCACAATGCTCGTCCGCAAGACCACGCCGCTGCCGGTCGAGTGTGTGGCCCGAGGCTATCTGGCCGGCTCCGGCTGGAAGGATTACCAGCGTACCGGTCAGGTCTGCGGACATCCCCTGCCGCCGGGTCTTCGGGAGGCCGACCCCCTGCCCGAACCGCTGTTCACGCCGGCGACCAAAGCGGCGACCGGCCACGATGAAAACATCTCGCTGGTGCAGATGGCTGACCGGATTGGGTCGGAACTCGCCCGCCGGCTGGCGGAACTGACGCTGGCGCTCTACACGGCAGCCGCGGCCTATGCGCGCACCCGTGGACTGATTTTGTGCGACACCAAGTTTGAGTTCGGGCTGGACGGCGACGGGCAACTCGTCTGGATTGACGAAGCCCTGACGCCCGACTCTTCGCGCTACTGGGATGCGGCCGCTTATGCGCCAGGGAGCAGTCCGGCTTCGTTTGACAAGCAGTTCGTCCGGGACTACCTCGAAACGCTTGACTGGAACAAGCAGCCGCCCGCACCGGCGCTGCCGGATGCTATTATCGAGGCGACCCGCCAACGCTACTGGGAGGCCTACCGCCGGCTGGTTGGAGAACCACAAGGCGATCCACAACATGTCTGA